In Alkalihalobacterium alkalinitrilicum, a genomic segment contains:
- a CDS encoding transposase, whose amino-acid sequence MIANNDQTKQLPNELKSTFKELKVLKHLRKAGITKSFGFTCAYLFQLIFCLIFENKNWFRTLESRKSTDIPAKDAVYRFLNHSTYSWRRFLLLLSTHSIEKVSNLTNHERIKVLIVDDSSYDKNRSKSVELLARCFDHASQKMRFYKGFRMLTLGWSDGTTFMPVDFSLLSSKNSVINGISDKIDKRSSGYKRRVEALQSSPEQIPSMVQRAMNSGIEASYVLMNTWFTHQPLIKEIKDQGLDVIGMVKNLKQRYLIQGKKFGLKELYHLATPIQGKKGILRSIHTTQANGIPVKIVFVRNRNKKSKWLAILSTDCCLSEQEIIRIYGIRWDIEVFFKTTKSLLKLQKEFQGRSYDSLICHTTIVFTRYIVLSWQNRCSTDQRTLGGLFYELCDEISDLDWAVALGQLIELLQDILKESNKKIQKLIQCQLQHWIAGLPNYIKVYLPISVCES is encoded by the coding sequence ATGATAGCGAATAATGACCAAACTAAGCAACTACCAAATGAATTAAAATCTACCTTTAAAGAACTAAAAGTGTTAAAACATCTTAGAAAAGCTGGAATTACCAAGTCTTTTGGCTTTACCTGTGCTTATTTATTTCAGCTCATTTTCTGTTTGATCTTTGAAAACAAAAACTGGTTTCGAACACTCGAAAGTAGGAAATCTACGGATATTCCAGCTAAAGACGCGGTCTATCGTTTCTTAAACCATTCCACTTATTCATGGAGAAGGTTTCTACTCTTATTAAGCACACACTCGATTGAAAAAGTAAGTAACCTTACGAATCATGAGCGTATCAAAGTGCTGATTGTTGACGATTCTTCTTATGATAAAAATCGAAGTAAATCAGTTGAACTTCTTGCGCGTTGTTTTGACCACGCTTCTCAAAAAATGCGCTTTTACAAAGGCTTTCGTATGCTTACATTGGGTTGGTCTGACGGTACAACGTTTATGCCTGTAGACTTTTCCTTATTGAGCTCTAAAAACAGTGTCATCAATGGAATATCAGATAAAATTGATAAACGCAGTTCTGGTTATAAGCGACGTGTCGAAGCATTACAATCTTCACCTGAACAAATTCCATCGATGGTTCAGCGTGCCATGAACTCGGGAATTGAAGCCTCTTATGTGCTGATGAATACTTGGTTTACACATCAGCCGCTTATTAAAGAGATCAAGGATCAAGGTCTTGATGTCATTGGCATGGTGAAAAACTTAAAGCAACGTTATCTTATCCAAGGAAAGAAGTTCGGTCTAAAAGAACTGTATCACTTAGCCACTCCTATCCAGGGTAAGAAGGGAATTCTTCGTTCGATTCATACCACACAAGCGAATGGGATTCCTGTCAAAATTGTCTTTGTCCGCAATCGTAATAAAAAGAGCAAATGGTTGGCAATTTTAAGTACAGATTGTTGTTTAAGTGAACAAGAAATCATTCGTATCTATGGAATTCGCTGGGACATTGAAGTCTTTTTTAAAACAACAAAGTCATTATTAAAGCTACAAAAGGAGTTTCAAGGTCGTTCTTATGACTCCTTGATTTGTCATACCACGATTGTGTTTACTAGATACATTGTACTCTCTTGGCAGAACCGTTGTAGCACAGACCAAAGAACATTAGGCGGTCTATTCTATGAATTATGTGATGAAATCAGTGATCTTGATTGGGCTGTTGCACTTGGGCAGCTAATCGAGCTTCTTCAAGATATTCTAAAAGAAAGTAACAAAAAGATTCAAAAATTAATTCAATGTCAACTACAACACTGGATTGCAGGCTTACCTAACTACATCAAGGTCTACCTGCCTATTTCAGTGTGCGAAAGTTGA
- a CDS encoding acyl-CoA dehydrogenase family protein, which translates to MLEQDRIIGEVGEGDRLLQSWITESQVLLASRCLGIAKFALNQAIDYGQMRITRGQPLTRFPAVRTMIATSITEIEAGSLLVKESAKHVTNNHENGPYFAKMAKRYATDVAFKIIDDVLQLHGGAGYTKDLPFERLYKELRFARLEFLNSEVINNDLAERYIEKML; encoded by the coding sequence ATGTTAGAGCAAGATCGTATCATTGGCGAAGTCGGTGAGGGTGATCGTCTTCTTCAGTCTTGGATAACAGAATCTCAGGTATTATTGGCTAGTCGTTGTTTAGGTATTGCTAAATTCGCATTAAATCAAGCAATCGACTATGGCCAAATGAGAATAACTAGGGGACAACCATTAACACGATTCCCTGCAGTGCGTACGATGATAGCAACATCTATTACTGAAATAGAAGCAGGAAGCTTATTAGTAAAAGAGTCAGCGAAACATGTAACGAATAATCATGAGAATGGCCCATATTTTGCTAAAATGGCAAAAAGGTATGCGACAGATGTCGCTTTTAAAATAATAGATGATGTTTTACAACTCCATGGGGGAGCAGGTTATACAAAGGATTTGCCTTTCGAACGTTTATATAAAGAATTACGATTTGCCCGTTTGGAATTCTTGAATTCAGAAGTCATCAATAATGATTTGGCAGAAAGGTATATAGAAAAGATGCTTTAA
- a CDS encoding acyl-CoA dehydrogenase family protein, which translates to MKKMLVEEDSQLLQKNIASFLHKYVIPEEQKVMPSLEKLPEEVVMQLQKKTKEMGLWFLNGKNEWGGSELSIYDQVLLNIVASQHHRGLFDPGCGAFGSDLPSFLDHCTQEQIDKYVVPSIESGRGCYVAMWEKHEGSDLEQLEAHATRSNNGWLLNGEKKYVANIEQAYFGIVLVHVIKNGKKNQPYLLSITKILLKKKKTN; encoded by the coding sequence ATGAAAAAAATGTTAGTTGAAGAAGATTCACAATTATTACAAAAAAATATTGCTTCTTTTCTTCATAAATATGTAATACCTGAAGAACAAAAGGTCATGCCTAGCTTGGAGAAACTGCCAGAAGAGGTGGTTATGCAATTACAGAAAAAAACAAAAGAGATGGGTCTATGGTTCTTAAACGGGAAAAATGAATGGGGCGGATCAGAATTATCCATCTATGATCAGGTCCTTTTAAATATTGTAGCCTCTCAACATCATCGCGGACTTTTCGACCCTGGTTGCGGCGCCTTCGGCAGTGACCTTCCTAGTTTTTTAGATCATTGTACACAAGAACAAATAGACAAATATGTTGTACCATCTATCGAATCAGGGCGAGGATGTTATGTTGCAATGTGGGAAAAACATGAAGGAAGTGATCTCGAGCAACTAGAAGCACATGCTACACGATCGAATAATGGCTGGTTGCTCAATGGGGAAAAAAAGTATGTAGCTAACATAGAACAAGCTTATTTTGGTATCGTTTTAGTACATGTTATTAAGAATGGAAAAAAAAACCAACCTTATTTATTATCAATAACGAAGATATTACTAAAAAAGAAAAAAACAAACTGA
- a CDS encoding acyl-CoA dehydrogenase family protein, protein MYHFNPSKEQKDLLKKATEFMDEYVYVNEKYMISHRGLPDDLLKPLQEKVKSLGMWAAHLPKEAGGTGMGFVSLGLLSEVIGRSPIAPYIFGSMAPDSGNSEILWHAATPEQKVKYFKPLVNGEIRSYFAMTEPEVSGSDPRMLRGIAHLDGEEWVINAYKWFSTGAVGAAFSIVMVVTDSEAPPHKRMSLFLVDADTPGCEIVREVDVMGEHMVGGHCEVLFTNCRIPKENMLGNRGDGFKLAQLRLGPGRITHAMRWLGVAERSLEILIDYVTKTEKNGKSLSEDQTIQNFIADSVTEIQAARLLTLQAAWKMDQGDEARQEVSLIKLYGAHMVNHVVDRAIQVLGLYGLTKDTPLEALYREARAARIYDGPDEIHQMVIAKQAIKDYKKDHSLILS, encoded by the coding sequence TTGTATCATTTTAATCCATCGAAAGAGCAAAAAGACTTACTAAAAAAAGCAACAGAGTTTATGGATGAATATGTTTATGTAAATGAAAAGTATATGATATCTCACCGGGGATTACCTGATGACTTATTAAAACCATTACAAGAAAAAGTAAAAAGTTTAGGAATGTGGGCAGCTCATCTTCCGAAAGAAGCAGGTGGAACTGGTATGGGTTTTGTATCCTTGGGTCTACTTTCTGAAGTCATTGGTAGAAGCCCCATTGCACCGTACATTTTTGGATCAATGGCACCAGACTCAGGGAATTCAGAAATATTATGGCATGCCGCGACACCAGAACAGAAAGTAAAATATTTTAAACCACTTGTAAATGGAGAAATTCGATCTTACTTTGCTATGACGGAGCCAGAAGTTTCAGGTTCAGACCCGCGTATGCTTCGAGGGATAGCTCATTTAGATGGAGAAGAATGGGTGATTAATGCATATAAATGGTTTTCAACAGGGGCTGTGGGTGCAGCATTTTCTATCGTAATGGTTGTAACAGATTCTGAAGCCCCCCCTCATAAAAGAATGAGTTTATTCCTTGTTGATGCTGATACACCTGGTTGTGAAATTGTTAGGGAAGTTGATGTTATGGGTGAACATATGGTTGGTGGACACTGTGAAGTTCTTTTTACAAATTGTAGAATCCCAAAAGAAAACATGTTAGGTAATCGTGGTGATGGCTTTAAATTAGCTCAATTACGTCTTGGTCCTGGTAGAATTACTCATGCGATGCGCTGGTTGGGTGTGGCCGAACGCAGTCTAGAGATATTAATTGATTATGTTACGAAGACTGAGAAAAACGGGAAATCATTGAGTGAAGATCAAACCATTCAAAATTTCATTGCTGATTCTGTAACAGAAATTCAAGCTGCTCGACTTTTAACTTTACAAGCTGCTTGGAAAATGGATCAAGGTGATGAAGCTAGACAAGAAGTGTCGCTCATTAAATTATATGGAGCGCATATGGTAAATCACGTTGTAGATCGGGCGATTCAAGTGCTTGGCTTGTACGGTTTAACCAAAGATACACCTCTAGAAGCATTGTATCGTGAAGCACGTGCAGCAAGAATTTATGACGGACCTGATGAAATCCACCAAATGGTTATTGCGAAACAGGCTATTAAAGATTATAAAAAAGACCATTCACTGATTCTTTCTTAA